The genomic stretch ATGGCGCGTCTCTTTGGCTGTCCACGAGGTCGAGTGTGTTGTGGATGTggcccccatgaggccatgggcgccGAGGCCCGATGACAGGGCTACCACGGCGAGGCCACTCGGGCCTatggcgaggccacttcggcctATGAGGCGAGGCCACTCGGCCTAGGAGGCGAGGCCACTCGGCCTAGGAGGCGAGGCCACTCCGGCCTAGGAGGCGAGGCCACTTGGTCACTTCGGCCTAAGAAGCGAGGCCAATCGACCTAGGAGGTGAGGCCACTTCGGCCTatgaggcgaggccacttcggcctatggcGAGGCCCTTGGACGCGAGGCGGCTGGTGTGAGATGGTGGCACGGGCTTCCCAGCTAGGCCATGACAGGGGGCGTCGCGCGCGGTGGCCGAGCGATGCCCACGGCGTCGTGCTGGACGTCTGAACGAGGCCAGGGCGGCTTCGCGTCTATGTCTCGCAAATGGGGGCTATATGGCAATGATCCCATACGGCATGGGTCTAGATTCGTGGCGTGACAGCGTGATGACTTCCTGAGACGGTGGTGGCCCGAGGACCTCACCTAACCTTCATATTTTTCCTTGGTGGAGTTTGGGCGTCCACAAGTAGCAATCTACATCAGCACTCCAGTGTCGCCATATCACTATTCTGTTAGcaaaattggacggaagtccctCATTTCAATAACATGAATAGTttagggggaatttttaacatgcTGAAAAATTCAGGAGGCACGATTTGGTAGTCGTAATAGTCCGGaaaaaaatcctaataagcctTTTTTTAAAAgggtattaatatatttaatattattggatcacatatatattttaatatttataaaaaaatattgtcTAGTCATATCTATTAATACTTTAATTAgttgttaaatttttatatacaatattatacttttaattaattatattatattaataatacttaaaacttaaatcaaatattcaaaatatccttttaattttaaattttagaattcgATGGGCATAATTTGGTAACTATAATAGTTTGGGGGGTAAAAGtctatctattttttaaattatacaagTAGCAATCTACATCAGCACTCCAGTGTCGCCATATCACTATTCTGTTAGCAAAATTGGATGGAAGTCCCTCATTTCAATAACATGAATAGttcagggggaatttttaacaggcCAAAAAATTCAGGAGGCACGATTTGGTAGTTGTAATAGTCCgaaaaaaaatcctaataagcctTTTTTAGTTGTAACAGGCCAAAAAATTCAGGAGGCAAGATTGGAAATGTCtaagttttattatttattaaatatactcatttaaatattttttaaaattacttttGTGGAAAATTCCATGTGAAAGTAAAAACATAAGACCATATAACCATGAATTGAAACTCCATAGATATACAGCTCTGACTATTCTTTACATCTCTCTCATGATTCATTCAAATCCTGCAATTAATACATCTTTGCCTCTTTTAGTTTAAACCCAACTTACCCTTTTCGATTTTCGATTAAAGGGTTGTTTTAGACagaaaaagataagatttttgaGAAAATTTTCTTTGACTTTCTACCCCGCCAATCAATCttaagaaaaaaaaggaaaactaGTAATTGTGTCAAAAACAACATGGGGGCGTACAGAATAGACGATGATTATGATTATTTGTTCAAGGTGGTGTTGATCGGAGACTCTGGGGTTGGGAAATCGAACCTGCTGTCGAGATTTACCAGGAACGAGTTTAGCCTCGAATCCAAATCCACCATCGGTGTTGAGTTTGCCACTAGGAGTATTCGAGTCGATGATAAGGTGGTCAAGGCCCAAATTTGGGACACTGCTGGACAAGAAAGGTTTGGATCCAATCTTTTCTTTTCGTCTTTCTTGGATTTGGATCGGTGGATTGCATTTTGATATGTGCCCGTgtatgggtttttttttttgggttgcaTCTGAAAATTGAATCCAATTGTGTAGTTGATTCTTTTCAAAGAAAAATGGATCAGATAATGACTTATATATACATGGGATCATGGACAGGTCTAGTTTTCTGAATGTACGATTCATAATTGAGAATCAATTCAGAGCATATAATAATTTGATTTGAAAATTACATTTTGATATGTCTTATATCTTGGTTTTCATGGATTTTGTTTCTTGGTATATTGACATGATATTTGATCATTTGCAATTGTTTAACTTTGAATCAGTGTTGATTTTGTTATATGCAATTATGAAATGATAATGCTGGTTAGTAACATTAGAAAACATGTTTCGGGTTCAACCTTTTGTTTGTTGTTTGGAATTTGGATCTGCAATTGAATTCTACGTTTTAGGAGCTATGAAGATTGAAATATCACTGTTTATTGAAAAGTATACTGTTTTCTCAAAACAAATTAGTTTAGTTCATTGATTCATTGTTATAAAGTCTGTAGTAAATCATGACCAAGAAGTTTAAAAGCCCTTGTTTTATGATCAGGAACAAAGATCATTCCTGGATAAGCCTTTTTTGAATGTTTATAACCGAATTTCCAAATTCTTTTGTTGGGATAAAAAGTATGGTAAGGAGAGATTTGAATTGTAACAGCCTGTTCATTTGATTGTATCATTTTCTTTCACTACCAACCTATTCATTTCAATGATTTATTATACATATGTTATAAAACCGAGTGCTATAGATAATTCCTTACACACTCAGCCTCGGCAAGAACCAGGCGACCCCCCCGCCGACGCAAGAACCAGGCCACCCTGGGGTAAACTAGACTAGGCTGAGAATTAATGTTGTTaatctttttcctttctttctttttccatgACAACTATTTCTTGTTGCAGTTGTTAGCGTTGGTGCAGCACTTTTCTTGTTTCAACAGTTGGCTGGGATCAATGCTGTTGTATACTATTCAACTTCTGTATTCCGTAGTGCGGGGATTGCCTCTGATGTTGCAGCAAGTGCTCTTGTTGGAGCCACAAATGTCTTTGGTTAGTTTCTGTGTCTTTTGTACTTGGTTTTCTAAATTTTGGTTTCACTTTGCATCATGCCATAAAGACTTCCAACTGATTCTCTTTCAGGCACAGCTGTTGCATCATCCTTGATGGATAGACAAGGAAGAAAGAGTCTTCTAATCACAAGCTTTGGTGGAATGGTACTATGTTTTTTCCCCATGAACATTTATTTGTATATAGATATACGTATTTATACTTTCATCAACTGatgtaaaaaaattatgttttcttgtatTCCACTATATTCAAGAATATAGTGATAAGCTTTGTATATGTTAAAGGGTTGTTAAAGCTCTGTTTTTCTGTTAAGAATTTAATTGTAGGATTTTTTTTAAGTTGTTGCTAAATTAGTTACATTAGGGATGAATCTGTATTTAAGAACTAAGATTGCAAGGAGACTCAAACAGAAAGTAGACAATTTTCTTGTTTAGGGAGAGGAAGCTTCTAGAACTAATCCAATCTGTACTTGGGATTGCTTAGTCTTGCTCTCTTGATCCAATATTAGACTAGTACACTGACAAGAGTCTAATCATGTAGCTTGTGAACTTGGACACTGAATCTACATAGATTATAAAGAGAAGAAAATTCTATTTTACTACCAATCAACTACTAATGAATTTATGTAGTAATCAAGAGCAAAGTTTGTACCTATCCAATAAGGCAGTGCTTGAATTAGACATATATTGATGGTACTACTTTCACCTGTTGATGTGTTCCCAATtacataaaatatattttgacagaAGTATGATATCTCTGAAACCTTTCAAGTAGCGTGTGGGATGTTCTGTTTTCGAGTCTTTCAATGTGAAACTTTCTCAGTTTATGGTATTATTAAAACTGATAACGCTCTTGCTAACTTGTTTAGGCTGCCTCTATGATGCTGCTTTCTCTGTCCTTTACTTGGAAGGTTCTGGCACCATATTCTGGCCCCCTTGCTGTTCTTGGGACTGCTCTGTAAGTTTTTACTTTTCATGGCAGCCTTTGAAAAGctttttttccttcaaaaataAAGATAATGTAGTAGTACTCTGACTCAGTGAGTCCCTTCACATAGTGACCATTTTATCACCGTGAATTCCTGAACTTGGCCTTTTGTTTCATTAACAGCTATGTCTTGTCGTTTTCACTTGGTGCTGGTCCTGTGCCTGCTCTTCTTCTACCAGAGATATTTGCTTCAAGAATCAGAGCAAAAGTAGTTGCTTTGTCATTAGGAATGCATTGGGTGAGTGActttttgttctgttttttaTGTTATGCACCAGTGTTTTCGTACCTATATAATCAAATTTCTTTGAACTTGTGTACTTTCCACTTGATGAATAATTCAGAGAATGCTTTCCTTAGCTGTACTATATTCAAGGCAAGGgaaaaaaatgaaatatatatagataaaaagaaaataatgccTAAAAGGTGAACTATTATTTTTCTCATCATATAGTTTTGAGACAATACATACTGCTTCAGTTTCATGCTGAAATAATGGCATTGTGTATTGGCAGCACTGCCTTTCTTCCTACAAGTCAAATGAAGTGAAGGAAATTTTCTTACATTTATATccagtttatttttaaaatggacAAATTTGGGCAAGCTGTTCAGTTTCAGCATTCCATGCTACAACAGAACAAGGATTTGAGTTTTGCTAGATTTACAAAGCAAATGATTCTTGAAATGTGCATTTTGAGTGGCTGTGACTATCTGCAGTCATTACCAGGAATGGGACTGAAAAGGGCTCATGCACTTATAAAACGATTTACAACTTACGACCAGGTGAAGTCTTATCATTCACGACCTTGACATTTGTATCCCTTAAAACTAAATAGGCTGAGAATATTGTTCTTTTGCCCTTTGCACGTGCTTAATTACTTTTTCTTTAACTCCTTTGAATAAATGTTATAGCTAGCTAATGATTGGTCCATTTCAGGTGATAAAGCACCtaagatacaacatttcttcGGTTCCACCTCTTTATGAAGAATCATTCAAGAAAGCACTACTGACCTTTCAGCATCAACGTGTTTACGATACAATTACTGAAAAAATTGTTCATTTGTCTGACATTTATGAGAATATTGAGGATGATGGGGATTTCTTAGGGCCATATCCTTTTTAAATATAGTTTTTCTCAAGTTAAAATTTCTGCTTCTATTTAATAATTGTGAAATACTTGAGATCCCTTAACTATGTTTACAATGATACCTCAAGATATAGCTAAAGGTATAGCTGAAGGTGATCTTGATCCATTCACCAAAATGCCATTTCAGGTAATTGTTCTGCATTTACTTTTATTACTTCTTGGGGGTTGAAGAGTTTCAAGTTTACCATTATCTAGAAGTGCGTCCTCCACAATTGAATGCTATTTCTTATTGATTTACACGTTTTATTGTTCTTAATCATTTAACTGGCAACTGCAACCATATCAATTTCTCCTATGTTAAATAGCCTAGTAACAGAAAGAGATTTTACTAATAATAAGTCATTTTAGTTTCCTAATTCCTATGTTTATATGCCATAACAATTTGGTTGACTTTTTCACTTTCTTCTTAAAGTCCTCTATCTTTACTGGTGGCATTTATGTTTTCTTTCACCAACAGGGGACTGCTAGTGCCAACACAACTTTCAAACTCAAGAATTTTGATCTTGGAAGCGTAAAGAAAAAGCTAGATTTGCCTGTACAGAAGAATCTTCTGACTCAGTACTTCTGTATCCTTCTATTCCTTTTTCCCTGGTTTGTGTATGTAATTTTAGTCTGAAATGTTTCATATCATGGACAACAGTTCATGTACATAAATATAACTGGTTTATTTCATTAAGTGGATGCTCAGAAGCATGTGGCCTACTTGTACTGTAAGATAAGTGGCTAACAAACAAATGCTATTACTAATCTTCAACCCCGATTTGGAaatttgtattatatgtgtttgaaAAGGTTCTGCCAAATGTAgttaatttttttatgattaatgGATTAGTATGATAAAAGGTTCTATTGATTTTGTCTGCCTATTGATTATGTCTGaactatgttgtaattacacaggaaattatgaatgaatatagtggttgaaaatagagaaatgaaaaaattccCATATTTTATATGGGACGTCGGTCTCCATGAACTTGTCATCTTAAGTATTGCAGGGGAcgatgcttgcacataaattgtcatTTCATGTACTGCAGGAAGATGACGCTTTAGTAGGAACTGTCGTCTCATTTATTACAGTAGATGACGCTTGCACAGAAATTGTCGTCTCATGTACCACAAGAGACAACGTTTGTATAGGACCCATCATCTCATGTATGATAGGAGATGACACTTTTATTTCAACTGTCGTTTTATgctttacatggcatgacattgcatgggacgacggtttaaaaccatcgtcccatgtcaattttgtagttaggaccatgcataaacacagaggctcaaactctgaacaatatcatactcagtatacaaagcatgtcctaatcacatgtttctcgtgcatcatatgcatcatatttaaccacctgacatgcctcaacaataatcatgcatgccacatttaataatccaacatgcaccaataataaccattcatgtcacatatacacagggtgcaattttcttacctcagattcgagctagaatcaatataagaacgacccttgagaacgatcaacctttaagcccttagcggccacctagtcataaccaaatatgggacaccatcaataaaatgatcaacatagg from Humulus lupulus chromosome 5, drHumLupu1.1, whole genome shotgun sequence encodes the following:
- the LOC133779466 gene encoding probable plastidic glucose transporter 1 — encoded protein: MGAYRIDDDYDYLFKVVLIGDSGVGKSNLLSRFTRNEFSLESKSTIGVEFATRSIRVDDKVVKAQIWDTAGQESVDFVICNYEMIMLVSNIRKHVSGSTFFVSVGAALFLFQQLAGINAVVYYSTSVFRSAGIASDVAASALVGATNVFGTAVASSLMDRQGRKSLLITSFGGMAASMMLLSLSFTWKVLAPYSGPLAVLGTALYVLSFSLGAGPVPALLLPEIFASRIRAKVVALSLGMHWVSDFLFCFLCYAPVFSYLYNQISLNLCTFHLMNNSENAFLSCTIFKAREKNEIYIDKKKIMPKR
- the LOC133779468 gene encoding exonuclease 1-like, which gives rise to MDKFGQAVQFQHSMLQQNKDLSFARFTKQMILEMCILSGCDYLQSLPGMGLKRAHALIKRFTTYDQVIKHLRYNISSVPPLYEESFKKALLTFQHQRVYDTITEKIVHLSDIYENIEDDGDFLGPYPF
- the LOC133780603 gene encoding exonuclease 1-like, translating into MFTMIPQDIAKGIAEGDLDPFTKMPFQGTASANTTFKLKNFDLGSVKKKLDLPVQKNLLTQYFCILLFLFPWFVYVILV